A single region of the Vicia villosa cultivar HV-30 ecotype Madison, WI linkage group LG4, Vvil1.0, whole genome shotgun sequence genome encodes:
- the LOC131597042 gene encoding uncharacterized protein At4g04775-like, with amino-acid sequence MDSTRSSSVGNSIGRSIPRCGCNESMKMFVSNTHENPRRKFWRCKNRGKSDAACDLFLWDDEVVEHIMRGGKKEVFRGGELVINNSEFTLDQMKAFGLQFGKEFGKEFFKEFGLEASSKKVEKLKLLNEERKTNFRMDFAVTILFATVVYFCFFNMYHFS; translated from the exons ATGGACTCTACAAGGAGCTCGTCAGTTGGCAATTCAATCGGTAGATCAATACCCAGATGTGGATGCAACGAATCAATGAAGATGTTTGTCTCAAACACACACGAAAACCCTCGGAGGAAGTTTTGGAGATGCAAGAATCGTGGAAAG AGTGATGCAGCATGCGATTTGTTTCTTTGGGATGATGAAGTCGTGGAACACATTATGAGAGGTGGGAAGAAAGAAGTTTTCAGAGGTGGAGAGTTGGTTATCAATAACAGTGAATTCACACTTGATCAAATGAAAGCTTTTGGATTACAGTTTGGGAAAGAGTTTGGAAAGGAGTTTTTCAAAGAATTTGGCCTAGAGGCATCTTCAAAGAAGGTTGAAAAGTTGAAGTTGCTGAATGAAGAAAGGAAAACAAACTTCAG AATGGATTTTGCTGTAACGATTTTGTTTGCAACTGTTGTGTACTTTTGTTTCTTTAACATGTATCATTTCAGTTGA